One Rickettsia prowazekii str. Breinl genomic region harbors:
- a CDS encoding APC family permease, translating into MSQKLSFWAVFALVTGSQIGTSVFILPLSLAPFGVYSIWGWILSLFGAMSIALVFSCLCTKFPKTGGPHVYVRASFGDTIAFFTGWTYWIISFVSTSIVVISAIGYLTPFFKSQTILDLILQLILLAAIAILNLKGPKIAGKVEFYLTLLKFVPLLVVGLAALFHFNIDNIVIAKEVENFTIPTIMGRVALLTFWGFIGIECATTTAGTVKDPAKTIPRAIIIGTCCVAFLYIINSIGIIGLIPASELINSKAPYADAATLLFGGTWSKVITVIASVICIGTLNAWVLTSGQIALGLAEDGLLPKFFAKKNSNNAPTYGIIISCLGITPLLLFTSNNNFAKQITQIIDFSVIAFLFVYLICSLAFLKVIFSSKENFSYYYLFVAIISIIFCTWVIYKTPFETLIIACSFTILGIPVYYGWYRLMNRIKL; encoded by the coding sequence ATGTCACAAAAATTAAGTTTTTGGGCTGTATTTGCATTGGTGACAGGTAGTCAAATCGGTACTAGTGTTTTTATATTGCCTTTAAGTTTAGCACCATTCGGTGTATACAGCATTTGGGGCTGGATTCTGTCATTATTTGGTGCTATGAGTATAGCACTTGTATTTTCTTGTTTATGTACAAAATTTCCTAAAACAGGTGGCCCTCACGTTTATGTACGAGCAAGTTTTGGAGATACAATAGCATTCTTTACTGGTTGGACTTATTGGATTATATCTTTTGTCAGTACGAGTATAGTCGTTATCTCAGCAATAGGTTATTTAACGCCTTTCTTTAAATCACAAACGATTTTGGATTTGATATTACAGCTAATATTATTAGCTGCTATTGCAATTTTAAATCTAAAAGGTCCTAAAATAGCAGGAAAGGTAGAGTTTTATTTAACTCTCTTAAAATTTGTCCCACTACTTGTAGTAGGTTTAGCTGCATTATTCCATTTTAATATAGATAATATAGTGATTGCTAAAGAAGTAGAAAATTTCACTATCCCGACTATTATGGGAAGAGTTGCACTTCTGACTTTTTGGGGATTTATTGGAATAGAGTGTGCAACTACTACAGCAGGAACAGTAAAAGATCCGGCGAAAACTATTCCAAGAGCCATAATAATTGGAACTTGTTGTGTAGCGTTCTTATATATTATTAATAGCATAGGTATCATTGGATTAATTCCAGCTTCTGAACTTATTAATTCTAAAGCTCCTTATGCAGATGCCGCTACATTATTATTCGGTGGTACATGGTCAAAAGTAATTACAGTGATAGCTTCTGTTATATGTATAGGTACTCTTAACGCTTGGGTTCTAACTAGTGGACAGATTGCACTAGGACTTGCAGAAGATGGGTTATTGCCAAAATTTTTTGCTAAAAAAAACAGTAATAATGCTCCAACTTATGGAATAATTATAAGCTGCCTTGGAATTACACCATTATTATTATTTACGTCCAATAATAATTTTGCCAAGCAAATTACTCAAATAATAGATTTTTCTGTAATAGCATTTTTGTTTGTTTATTTAATTTGTAGCTTAGCTTTTTTAAAAGTAATTTTTAGTTCAAAAGAAAATTTCTCGTATTATTATTTATTTGTAGCCATAATATCCATTATATTTTGTACTTGGGTCATTTATAAAACACCTTTTGAAACTCTAATTATAGCTTGTTCTTTTACTATCCTTGGTATTCCTGTGTATTATGGATGGTATAGATTGATGAATAGAATTAAATTATAG
- the tlc3 gene encoding nucleotide exchange transporter Tlc3, which produces MLPPKIFFEKVKEIIWPIERKELKLFIPMALMMLCILFNFGALRSIKDSLVVPSMGAEIISFLKLWLVLPSCVIFTILYVKLSNKLNFEYIFYSIVGTFLLFFLLFAYIIYPNQDIYHPNDAMINNLIASYPNLKWFIKIGSKWSYALMYIFSELWSAVVINLMFWQFANHIFDTAKAKRFYPVLGMVGNIGLIIAGSVLVFFSSGQYIIDSELLTDSYNSSSNNSIMLQPIISIIVTAGIIAMFLFRIINKFILTNSINVLDVKKVAAKTKTKLALIESIKLIIHSKYIGRIALLIICYGLLINIVEGPWKAKIKELHPNTVDYVNFMGMFNIWMGISCVTFMIIGSNILRRLGWLIAALLTPIMLSITGFMFFIFIIFIEEIGTCFGDFNLLYVAIIVGAIQNILSKSSKYSLFDSTKEMAYIPLSLELRTKGKAAVEVIGTKFGKSLGAFIQSLIFIIIPTATFDSIIIYLLVIFIVMMNLWIWNIIKLNKEYIKLCQ; this is translated from the coding sequence ATGTTACCGCCTAAAATTTTCTTTGAAAAAGTTAAAGAAATAATTTGGCCTATAGAAAGGAAAGAATTAAAGCTATTTATACCAATGGCTTTAATGATGTTATGTATCCTGTTTAATTTTGGGGCTTTAAGATCTATTAAAGATAGTTTAGTAGTACCCTCTATGGGGGCTGAAATTATTAGTTTCTTAAAATTATGGTTAGTGCTACCCTCGTGCGTAATTTTTACGATACTTTACGTTAAACTTAGTAATAAATTAAATTTTGAATATATTTTCTATAGTATAGTCGGTACTTTTTTACTATTTTTCTTATTATTTGCCTATATTATTTATCCAAATCAAGATATTTATCATCCTAATGATGCAATGATAAATAATTTAATTGCTTCATACCCTAATTTAAAGTGGTTTATTAAAATAGGTAGTAAATGGAGTTATGCGCTAATGTATATTTTCTCAGAATTATGGAGTGCAGTAGTTATAAACTTAATGTTTTGGCAATTTGCTAATCACATTTTTGATACTGCTAAAGCTAAACGATTTTATCCTGTTCTTGGGATGGTTGGTAATATCGGTCTTATAATAGCAGGCAGCGTACTTGTTTTTTTTTCAAGTGGGCAGTACATCATTGATTCAGAATTATTAACGGATTCTTATAATTCATCTTCTAACAATTCTATCATGCTTCAGCCAATCATATCAATTATTGTTACTGCAGGAATAATTGCTATGTTTTTATTTAGAATAATAAATAAATTTATTTTAACTAATTCTATAAATGTTTTAGATGTAAAAAAAGTTGCTGCTAAAACAAAAACAAAACTTGCATTAATTGAAAGTATAAAATTAATAATTCATTCAAAATATATAGGTCGTATTGCATTATTAATAATCTGTTATGGATTACTAATAAATATAGTTGAAGGACCTTGGAAAGCGAAAATAAAAGAATTACATCCAAATACTGTAGATTATGTTAATTTTATGGGCATGTTTAATATTTGGATGGGGATCTCATGTGTTACTTTCATGATAATAGGTAGTAATATTCTTAGAAGGCTTGGTTGGCTCATTGCTGCATTATTAACTCCTATTATGTTATCTATTACAGGCTTCATGTTTTTTATCTTTATAATTTTTATTGAAGAAATAGGTACATGTTTTGGTGATTTTAATCTTCTATATGTAGCGATTATTGTCGGAGCAATTCAGAATATACTTAGTAAATCGTCTAAATATTCATTATTCGATTCAACAAAAGAAATGGCATATATTCCTTTATCTTTAGAACTGAGAACTAAGGGAAAAGCCGCTGTAGAGGTAATAGGAACGAAATTTGGTAAATCACTTGGAGCATTTATCCAGTCTTTGATATTTATTATTATTCCAACGGCTACCTTTGATTCTATTATAATATATTTACTAGTAATTTTTATAGTGATGATGAATTTATGGATTTGGAATATTATAAAATTAAATAAGGAATATATAAAGCTGTGTCAATAA
- a CDS encoding aminopeptidase P family protein, with protein sequence MRHDRINLLRKLFIEYNIEGYIIPSNDKYMNEYVPEYAKRLEYITGFTGSSGIAIICKDAAFFFTDGRYLEQANKELDLAFYKIYDLKEIYKTLDKNIKIGYDPQLFTYQVLANLNINFHKINENLVDKIWYNKPLEPNSKVYLHDIKFAGVSHNDKIRKCRETILSSSSVTVGCNKNNDDILVILDSASICWLLNLRASDVNYTPLMFAKVILTSTKLYLFINPIRIDTEIINARPEITILPEKEFENILRDSKNRYLIDDSITSVHIMDLIANKKVKKIVEPCLLAKACKNDIEIKHAIDFHIKDAVALCEFFAEFFLYHSSENVNSCFHSHEIITEHSLCLKLTAQRAKQEGYVSDSFHAICGFQENSAIIHYRANPKTAKKIEGHGILLIDSGAQYKGATTDITRTIIVGIPTCEQKKRYTQVLKGHIALTRAKFPKNIVTGANLDILARQYLWQDMIDYPHGTGHGVGSFLSVHEGPQSINLSNKIILKAGMILSNEPGFYIPGKYGIRIENLIYVKENNGWLEFETLSLVPYASKLIDVALLNIDEINYIKEYYNKIRAKIYNLLSTQAKYWLNYEINLFLQSLL encoded by the coding sequence ATGAGACACGATCGGATTAATCTACTTAGAAAATTATTTATAGAATATAATATAGAAGGTTATATCATACCATCTAATGATAAATATATGAACGAATATGTACCTGAGTATGCTAAAAGGCTTGAATATATAACAGGTTTTACCGGCTCAAGTGGTATAGCTATTATATGTAAAGATGCTGCATTCTTCTTTACTGATGGACGTTATTTAGAGCAAGCAAACAAAGAGCTAGATTTAGCATTTTATAAAATTTATGATTTAAAAGAGATATATAAAACATTAGATAAAAATATTAAGATAGGCTATGATCCTCAATTATTTACTTACCAAGTCTTAGCAAATTTAAATATCAATTTTCATAAAATAAACGAAAATTTAGTTGATAAAATTTGGTATAACAAGCCTCTAGAACCAAATTCTAAAGTCTATTTACATGATATTAAATTTGCAGGGGTTAGTCATAATGATAAAATACGTAAATGTCGTGAAACCATATTATCATCCAGCAGCGTGACCGTGGGATGCAATAAAAATAACGATGACATTCTAGTCATTCTAGATAGCGCTTCCATATGTTGGTTATTAAATTTGCGTGCTAGTGATGTAAACTATACACCACTAATGTTTGCAAAAGTTATACTTACTTCTACAAAATTATATCTATTTATCAACCCTATAAGAATTGATACTGAAATTATTAATGCACGTCCTGAAATCACAATTCTACCGGAAAAAGAATTTGAAAATATTTTAAGAGATAGTAAGAATAGATATCTTATCGATGACAGTATAACATCAGTTCACATAATGGATTTAATAGCTAATAAAAAAGTAAAAAAAATCGTAGAACCTTGTTTATTAGCAAAAGCTTGTAAAAATGATATAGAAATTAAACATGCAATTGATTTTCATATTAAAGATGCAGTAGCTTTATGTGAGTTTTTTGCTGAGTTTTTTCTATATCATTCAAGTGAAAACGTGAATTCCTGCTTTCACAGTCATGAGATAATAACAGAACATTCTCTCTGTTTAAAACTAACAGCGCAAAGAGCAAAACAAGAGGGATATGTTTCTGATAGTTTTCATGCTATTTGCGGATTTCAAGAAAATAGTGCTATTATTCATTATAGAGCTAACCCAAAAACTGCTAAGAAAATTGAAGGACATGGTATACTACTGATTGATTCTGGTGCTCAATATAAAGGTGCTACCACTGATATAACTAGGACAATCATTGTAGGTATACCAACATGTGAACAGAAAAAACGTTATACGCAAGTACTTAAAGGACATATTGCTTTAACTAGAGCTAAATTCCCAAAAAATATCGTAACAGGAGCGAACCTAGATATACTTGCACGGCAATATTTATGGCAAGACATGATAGATTATCCGCATGGTACCGGGCATGGAGTAGGAAGTTTCTTAAGCGTTCATGAAGGGCCACAAAGTATAAATCTTAGTAATAAAATAATACTTAAAGCAGGTATGATCTTATCTAACGAACCTGGATTTTATATTCCAGGAAAATATGGTATTAGAATTGAGAATTTAATATATGTAAAAGAAAATAATGGATGGCTTGAATTTGAAACCTTAAGTTTAGTGCCTTATGCTAGTAAATTAATTGATGTTGCATTACTGAATATTGATGAAATTAATTATATTAAGGAATATTATAATAAAATTAGAGCTAAAATTTATAATTTGTTATCCACACAAGCGAAATATTGGCTTAATTATGAAATAAATTTATTTTTACAATCATTATTATAA
- a CDS encoding polyprenyl synthetase family protein, giving the protein MNIIVKIQQNLKDEVTQLNDLIISCLKSDAELIEKVGKYLVEAGGKRIRPLLTIITAKMFDYKGNNHIKLASAVEFIHAATLLHDDVVDNSTLRRFKPTANVIWGSKTSILVGDFLFSQSFKLMVASGCIKAMNVLAKASVIISEGEVVQLVKLNERRIITIDEYQQIVKSKTAELFGAACEVGAIIAEQVDRVSKDVQNFGRLLGTIFQVIDDLLDYLGSDKQVGKNIGDDFLEGKVTLPLIFLYHKLEQDKQLWLENMLKSDKRTKDDFVKIRDLMLKHAIYNETVNYLSSLENEANNLLNKIPVQNIYKYYLFSIIRFILYRSY; this is encoded by the coding sequence ATGAATATTATAGTAAAAATACAGCAAAATTTAAAAGATGAAGTAACTCAGTTAAACGATTTAATTATTAGTTGTTTAAAAAGTGATGCAGAATTAATAGAAAAGGTCGGCAAATATTTAGTAGAGGCAGGTGGTAAAAGAATTCGTCCACTTTTAACTATAATCACGGCTAAAATGTTCGATTATAAAGGCAATAATCATATCAAACTTGCAAGTGCCGTGGAATTCATTCACGCCGCTACTTTGCTTCATGATGATGTGGTAGACAACAGCACTTTAAGAAGATTTAAACCTACAGCTAACGTTATTTGGGGCAGTAAAACAAGTATTTTAGTTGGCGATTTCCTTTTTAGTCAATCTTTTAAGTTAATGGTTGCTTCTGGCTGTATTAAAGCTATGAATGTTCTAGCTAAAGCTTCGGTTATTATTTCCGAAGGTGAGGTAGTACAATTAGTTAAGTTAAATGAGCGACGTATTATCACTATAGATGAATATCAGCAAATAGTGAAATCTAAAACGGCTGAGCTATTTGGAGCTGCTTGTGAAGTCGGAGCTATTATAGCAGAGCAGGTCGATCGCGTTTCTAAAGATGTGCAGAATTTTGGTAGGTTACTTGGTACAATATTTCAGGTTATAGATGACTTACTTGATTATTTAGGTAGTGATAAACAGGTAGGAAAAAACATCGGTGATGATTTCTTAGAAGGAAAAGTAACATTACCACTGATTTTTTTATATCATAAGCTAGAGCAAGATAAGCAGCTTTGGCTAGAAAATATGCTTAAATCTGATAAGCGTACTAAAGATGACTTTGTAAAAATACGTGACTTAATGTTAAAACATGCAATTTACAATGAAACAGTTAATTATTTGAGTAGCTTAGAAAACGAAGCAAATAATTTATTAAATAAAATTCCCGTTCAAAATATTTATAAGTATTATTTATTTTCGATTATTAGATTTATTTTATACCGTTCTTATTAA
- the iscU gene encoding Fe-S cluster assembly scaffold IscU — MAYSKKVIDHYENPRNVGSLDKKKKNVGTGLVGAPACGDVMKLQIEVGDDEIITDAKFKTFGCGSAIASSSLVTEWIKGKSVEDAKEIKNTEIAKELSLPPVKLHCSLLAEDAIKAAIADYKQKRENKKDS; from the coding sequence ATGGCTTATAGCAAAAAAGTGATAGATCATTATGAAAACCCTCGTAATGTTGGGTCACTTGATAAAAAGAAAAAAAATGTTGGTACAGGACTCGTTGGAGCTCCTGCTTGCGGTGACGTTATGAAATTACAAATCGAAGTTGGCGATGACGAAATTATTACAGATGCTAAATTTAAAACATTCGGTTGCGGTTCGGCTATTGCTTCAAGTTCTCTAGTCACAGAGTGGATTAAAGGAAAATCAGTAGAAGATGCAAAAGAGATTAAAAATACTGAAATAGCAAAAGAATTATCACTGCCGCCGGTAAAATTACATTGTTCACTCCTGGCAGAAGATGCAATAAAAGCAGCTATTGCTGATTATAAACAGAAAAGAGAAAACAAAAAAGATTCTTAA
- a CDS encoding iron-sulfur cluster assembly accessory protein, with translation MKNVISLTDAAAKQVKLLIEKRAKPTFGIRVGIKSGGCAGQTYYVEYADNKNQFDEVVEEKGVRILIDPKTLMYILGSEMDYVETNFKSQFTFTNPNEKANCGCGKSFSV, from the coding sequence ATGAAAAATGTTATTTCATTAACTGATGCTGCTGCAAAGCAAGTAAAATTACTCATAGAAAAGCGCGCTAAACCTACCTTTGGTATTAGGGTAGGTATTAAGTCAGGCGGTTGTGCCGGTCAGACTTATTACGTTGAATATGCTGATAATAAAAATCAATTCGATGAAGTAGTGGAAGAAAAGGGTGTACGTATACTAATTGACCCAAAAACATTGATGTATATCTTAGGTTCTGAAATGGATTATGTAGAGACTAATTTTAAGTCACAGTTCACTTTTACTAATCCTAACGAAAAAGCTAATTGTGGCTGCGGTAAATCCTTTAGTGTGTAA
- a CDS encoding glycosyltransferase family 8 protein produces MHKNTNCIMDIGTYSYKKFYSTIREDQLNLDLALERLEDIESLNTKDKSRLEKICSFQVEDGMVRLDVAKGYDCLLRFALDKNANLVQQYKAIKNGSYSLDTLYTKTAAFNLATLIISGYKEKVKEIFELKNDDDLLKYYSGYTEDEVPFLKGLISLNIPELTARCLYRLSLIHILGRSSFNEKTIRTDYKLAIKEIQNVIKLTGIKQNNILDIALTINDKYAIHAAAVIASSLLNSDLDSFYRFHIVMDSNDPISQESINKLSSMQYIRDYSIDFTTFPDNILNKALTYKEIKFSNNWPSLVMYRLYFDKIFPNLDSILYLDADIVVLRDLNSLKKIDMNNYIAACSLDTAITYCIHKVQEECKRNVAHSYKNSGIVFLNLKNMREKQYNNILLETLKNSKCDFSFPDQDLLNVAFQNYLYPLSMRWNFCTYFEHQSPYFSYFILHYAGPKPWTTEKEELWKTNHDKLDKITQYYWRYREITPWNSIN; encoded by the coding sequence ATGCATAAAAATACAAATTGTATTATGGATATTGGCACTTATAGTTATAAAAAATTCTATAGTACAATACGTGAAGATCAATTAAATCTTGATTTAGCACTGGAACGATTAGAAGATATTGAATCTTTAAATACCAAAGATAAATCTAGATTAGAAAAAATTTGTTCTTTTCAAGTAGAAGATGGAATGGTACGTTTAGATGTAGCAAAAGGTTATGATTGCTTACTACGTTTTGCTCTAGATAAAAATGCAAATTTAGTCCAGCAATATAAAGCGATTAAAAACGGTAGTTATAGTTTAGATACTTTATATACTAAAACAGCTGCATTTAATTTAGCTACACTCATCATTTCAGGTTACAAAGAAAAAGTAAAAGAAATATTTGAACTAAAAAATGATGATGATTTACTCAAATATTATAGCGGTTATACAGAAGATGAGGTTCCATTTTTAAAGGGTTTAATTTCTCTTAATATACCAGAACTTACTGCTAGATGTTTATATAGATTGAGCTTAATTCATATACTAGGTAGGTCATCTTTTAATGAAAAAACTATACGAACTGATTACAAGCTTGCAATAAAAGAGATACAAAACGTAATTAAATTAACTGGTATCAAGCAAAACAACATATTAGATATAGCATTAACTATTAATGATAAATATGCTATTCATGCTGCTGCAGTAATAGCATCCAGTTTACTAAATAGCGATTTAGATAGTTTCTATAGATTCCATATTGTTATGGATTCTAATGACCCTATTAGTCAAGAATCAATAAATAAATTATCTTCTATGCAATATATTAGAGATTATTCTATAGATTTCACTACTTTCCCTGACAATATATTAAATAAAGCTTTAACATATAAGGAAATAAAATTTTCAAATAATTGGCCCAGTTTAGTAATGTATAGATTATATTTTGATAAAATTTTTCCTAATCTAGATTCTATACTATATCTTGATGCAGATATTGTAGTGCTACGTGATTTGAATTCTCTGAAAAAAATAGATATGAACAATTATATTGCCGCATGTAGTCTAGATACAGCTATTACATACTGTATTCATAAAGTACAAGAAGAATGTAAAAGGAATGTGGCTCATTCTTATAAAAATAGTGGTATAGTATTTTTAAATTTAAAAAATATGCGAGAAAAGCAATATAATAATATTCTTTTAGAAACTTTAAAAAATTCAAAATGTGACTTTTCTTTTCCTGACCAAGATTTATTAAATGTTGCATTTCAGAATTATCTTTATCCCTTATCGATGAGATGGAATTTTTGTACATATTTTGAGCATCAAAGCCCTTACTTTTCTTATTTCATTTTACATTATGCAGGACCTAAGCCATGGACTACTGAAAAGGAAGAATTATGGAAAACAAATCATGATAAATTAGATAAGATTACACAATATTATTGGCGATATAGAGAAATAACACCTTGGAATAGTATCAATTGA